atactgaaataatatgggttttcgggttctcaaaagtcatgaataaatttctattgttaagtgacgatgttaaggtggtcgatcttttgaaataatgttcgatttaacgtctctagagttatcgacgcgtatagggccgtctcgactgttccacggacccaaacatccaagaaaacgaaaataatatgggtttttgggtttTTAAAAGTCATGAatgaatttctattgttaagtgacgatgttaaggtggtcgatctttcgaattagggtccgatttaacctctctagagttatcgacgcgtatagggccgtctcgactgttccacggacccaaacatccaagaaaacgaaaataatatgggtttttgggtttTTAAAAGTCATGAatgaatttctattgttaagtgacgatgttaaggtggtcgatcttttgaaataatgttcgatttaacgtctctagagttatcgacgcgtatagggccgtttcgactgtcccacggaccaaaacatccaagaatacgaaaataatatgggtttttgggttctcaaaagttataaattaatttctattgttaagtgacgatgttaaggtggttGATCTTTTGAATCAGGGTCCGATTCatcgtctctagagttatcgacgcgtatagggccgtctcgactgttccacggacccaaacatccaaaaatacgaaaataacttggatttttgggttctcaaaagttataaattaatttctattgttaagtgacgatgttaaggtggtcgatctttcgaattagggtccgattcaacctctctagagttatcgacgcgtatagggccgtctcgactgttccacggacccaaacatccaagaaaacgaaaataatatgggattttgggttctcaaaagtcataaataaatttctatcgttaagtgacgatgttgaGGTGGTCGATCTGTTAATTCAGGGtcagatttaacgtctctagagttatcgttgcgtatagggccgtctcgactgttccacggaccTAAACATCAAAAAATACGGGTATAACgtggatttttgggttctcaaaagttataaattaatttctatcgttaagtgacgatgttaaggctGTCGATCTTTCAATTTAGGGTCCGATtaaacgtctctagagttatcgacgcgtatagggccgtctcgactgttccacggaccaaaacatccaagaatacgaaaataatatgggattttgggttctcaaaagtcataaataaatttctatcgttaagtgacgatgttgaGGTGGTCGATCTGTTAATTCAGGGtcagatttaacgtctctagagttatcgttgcgtatagggccgtctcgactgttccacggacccaaacagccaaaaatactgaaataacttgggtttttgggttctcaaaagttataaattaatttctattgttaagtgacgatgttaaggtggtcgatcttttgaaataatgttcgatttaacgtctctagagttatcgacgcgtatagggccgtttcgactgtcccacggaccaaaacatccaagaatacgaaaataatatgggtttttgggttctcaaaagttataaattaatttctattgttaagtgacgatgttaaggtggttGATCTTTTGAATCAGGGTCCGATTCatcgtctctagagttatcgacgcgtatagggccgtctcgactgttccacggacccaaacatccaaaaatacgaaaataacttggatttttgggttctcaaaagttataaattaatttctattgttaagtgacgatgttaaggtggtcgatctttcgaattagggtccgattcaacctctctagagttatcgacgcgtatagggccgtctcgactgttccacggacccaaacatccaagaaaacgaaaataatatgggtttttgggtttTTAAAAGTCATGAATGAATTTCTactgttaagtgacgatgttaaggtggtcgatcttcCGAATTAGGGTTCGATtcaacgtctctagagttatcgacgcgtatagggccgtctcgactgttccacggaccaaaacatccaagaatacgaaaataatatgggattttgggttctcaaaagtcataaataaatttctatcgttaagtgacgatgttgaGGTGGTCGATCTGTTAATTCAGGGtcagatttaacgtctctagagttatcgttgcgtatagggccgtctcgactgttccacggaccTAAACATCAAAAAATACGGGTATAACgtggatttttgggttctcaaaagttataaattaatttctatcgttaagtgacgatgttaaggctGTCGATCTTTCAATTTAGGGTCCGATtaaacgtctctagagttatcgacgcgtatagggccgtctcgactgttccacggacccaaacagccaaaaatactgaaataacttgggtttttgggttctcaaaagttataaattaatttctattgttaagtgacgatgttaaggtggtcgatcttatgaattagggtccgattcatcgtctctagagttatcgacgcgtatagggccgtctcgactgtctCACGGACCaaaacatccaagaatacgaaaataatatgggattttgggttctcaaaaatcataaataaatttttatcgttaagtgacgatgttaaggctGTCGATCTTTCAATTTAGGGTCCGATtaaacgtctctagagttatcgacgcgtatagggccgtctcgactgttccacggacccaaacagccaaaaatactgaaataacttgggtttttgggttctcaaaagttataaattaatttctattgttaagtgacgatgttaaggtggtcgatcttatgaattagggtccgattcatcgtctctagagttatcgacgcgtatagggccgtctcgactgttccacggacccaaacagccaaaaatactgaaataacttgggtttttgggttctcaaaagttataaattaatttctattgttaagtgacgatgttaaggtggtcgatcttatgaattagggtccgattcatcgtctctagagttatcgacgcgtatagggccgtctcgactgttccacgcattcaaacatccaaaaatgcgaaaataacttggatttttgggttctccaaagttataaataaatttcgattgttaagtgacgatgttaaggttgtCGATCTTCTAATTTACGGTCGGATtcaacgtctctagagttatcgacgcgtatagggccgtcgcGACTGTCTCACGGACCaaaacatccaagaatacgaaaataatatgggattttgggttctcaaaaatcataaataaatttctattgttaagtgacgatgttgaGGAGGTCGATCTGTTAATTTAGGGTCCGAtataacgtctctagagttatcgacgcgtctagggccgtctcgactgtcccacggaccaaaacatccaagaatacTGAAATAATATGGgattttgggttctcaaaagtcataaataaatttctatcgttaagtgacgatgttaaggtggtcgatcttttaatttagggtccgatttaacgtctgtagagttatcgacgcgtatagggccgtctcgactgtcccacggtcccaaacatccaagaatacgaattcaatatgggtttttgggttctcaaaaatcataaataaatttcgattgttaagtgacgatgttaaggtggtcgatcttcTAATTTAAGGtcggatttaacgtctctagagttatcgacgcgtatagggccgtcgcgactgtcccacggacccaaacattCAAGAATACGAACATAATATGGgattttgggttctcaaaaatcataaataaatttctattgttaagtgacgatgttgaGGTGGTCGATCTATTAATTCAGGGtcagatttaacgtctctagagttatcgacgcgtataagcccgtctcgactgtcccacggacccaaacattcaagaatacggaaataatatgggtttttgggttctcaaaagtcataaatgaatttctattgttaagtgacgatgttaaggtggtcgatctttcgaattagggtccgatttaacgtctctagagttatcgacgcgtatagggccgtctcgactgtcccacggacccaaacattCAAGAATACGAACataatatgggtttttgggtttTTGAAAGTcatgaataaatttctattgttaagtgacgatgttgaGGTTTATGTTTACAATTAAATGTAAACATTAAACATCGCAACGTCGCATCTCAGGCTACTCTGGTGAACACCATAGAGGCCTGAGTCTTCTATATCGTCATGAATTTTGCCTTCGGACCGCAATGTAGTTCGCGGAATTGGCTTACATGCTTCAATTACTCCgttggataaaaatttttccaacggAATCACcgaagactttttttttttttctcttgctGGGTTGTTTGCCTAGCTGGCCTCTGGGTTATCCCGTACAGCCAATGTTTGTTACCGAAGACTTAATtgcaataatataaaatcGACGGGAACGTtacaatgttttaaaaaaattattttttgacaaaaattcgCTTATACAAAATacgacaaaatttttgtttttttgctataaaaatttcaaaagttcaGAGAAAGTTATacttgaagttctaatctgtctcaagtTTAAGAGTTCCACATGTCGAACTTTTTTCGAGTCTTcttgaaacgaatttttttatgatcctgaagttagtagacaattaactattttcgaattttcttttcaacagtttaatttaaaaaataaataaaaataaaagtatgcacatgtagaaaattaaaaagactataggtgcagttttttcaaatgttttttttttctaaatttatcatttttaaaaaaattcaaaaattattagacgtcggctaccttcagtatcatatttgtTTTTACTCGGAAGGTTACTAGTGTATTTGTAAGCagattatttctattattgtttttaacttACTGTAGATCCTccgtaataatataaattaaaacaaaaaaaatttaatcaatttacaaaatttatgtaaaataattaaaacgatAATTACAAAACACTCATACATATAATAAATCCTTAGCGtagataaaaatactttttaattggTGGTGGAACACTGATAGTGGTGCATCCTTATTCGCTGCGAATGGATTAGATGCTATTTTACCAGCCTTGAATGCTGCAGACGTTGCGTCAATTAAAAGCTGCGCTCGTTCTTCCATCcatctttaataaaaatatttaacgttATCCTTATGCTTACGTCCTCGACAATGAATTTTACGAACATTTGGTGAGTCATGGGTTAAATATGTGTCGAGTCGCAATAATACTTGggcattttttctattaaaataaaaaaaaatctgtctatcggttgaccctgcgggccagccccaaaacttcatgctgttttcgagctcctcgagctcgaaaacattgttgtggatacattgttgagctcttcgagctcgaaaatactttagtgtgccattgtttaaaaaaaaaaacgattttagcatttctttctcccacgatatctcaggaataaattgaccgattttgatggttgcggcggcaatcggcgtattttattgagttctagagctgataaaatttcgaattattttggttcagttgttttgaagatattcgcaaaaaactgttttttaccatttctttctcccgcgataactctcgaacgaattatctgattttgatgattgaggcggcaatcgacgtgttttattgagttctagagctgattagattttgaagttgatcgtataagtcgtttctgagaaatcaataaaaaactaaaataaaaaaaaatttttaattcttattctttgtataacttgtaaactacatgaccgatttaccccaaaatctaatcaagactaagttttggtgagctctttcgatcgccaccaagtacgttcaaatcggttcatccgttccaaagatatcgtcggacaaaaaaaagttcacacacacacacacacacacacacacacacacacacacggacgtccacccgggaatagtcagaatagtttcctaggacctcaaaacgtcgacatctgatgaaaactcgattttcgaaaatcggaccaaaaccaataacttcccttttttgaaaatttgcaattttcttagcgggaagttaaaaaattattgtaaaatttaaaatagaagatgagtgtaaatgtagcggACATCTgacgaattttaaattataaataaatagagtgaacaatttcaaaattaatatttataaaaaatgcacttattaacttcgaaatttttaaaaatgcgcattttttttttaaatttaattttattaattacttactctatttattaataattttgaattgattaTTTCTGTAGAAAATAGTGACgagtgtattttattttattcttaaatatttttgttgttaataaaaataattatatattatttatttgttttattttttcagtagaTTTTACATTTctcttacaataattaaaaaaaaaaatttattttatagtcaCCGTAATAtgtgtataattaaatatattaatatgatTATTATGAAAATCACACGACAATGAAaagttttcataaaaattacattttatttattccatcaaaaacattaaaattttttgattttgtgCCAACAagagattaataattttcgaattttttatacCTCATTAAAAAGCCAATCATTTTAACAACACACAATATCAGTCAATAGATACATAAGTCAAACAACACAACacgcaatatttaattactcagtTGAAGGACAGCAAGGGCATAAATGCAACATATTACTTCATAAAttcgtaaaataaaatctaaagattatttgttatttaatttcatgatcaaaaactaaataattttgtatgaAAGCAAATTTTTACGGATTGTAATTTGGTAATATCGGACGTTCTGCAAATCGAATCCTTAGAAAATCGATTCACCAATTCtttataaaactttgattCAAAATGTCAGATTAAAACTCAAAACTTTGACTCATTTATGCGAAGAACCTCGTCCTTTATAACGCGTCTTTgataagtattttaaatatccgTCGGTTACTTAAATGACACTGAGTAAAATCAATGAATGAACAGTCATTAAAGTCACGCAATATTACAACAATACGAATAATTAAACCCGCGTTTCAGCAAAAACAGtttgtttattgataaatCCTAATTTTCGCCGTACTTTCATTCGTTTCATTTCTAATTTTTGTAAACGTTTGTCATATGATTTCgtcatttttttgaacaatatttcaaaaataaaaacagtgACTGTCCACATTAAGCTCAATGTACCGAAAAGATAAACCATTCGGAAATCTTCAAACTCTAATTGATCGAATCCACTTTTATATGATTCAAGTCTAgcagctaattttttttttctttttaattctttatacCGTTCGAATCGTTCGGCGTAATGAATGTGGCCGGTTTCAAAAAGATTCATTGCTGCTTTatcaattttgttttttaaactccaACGTTTACGACTCATAAACGCGTTGTACGACTTGAATAATAAGTCTTTAGATATGTATAGATTGTCGCCTAATGCAATCTCACGATACTCAGAAGCAAATATACAAGCGGCTAAAGAATCTTTCGAAACTGAGTGAAATTCCGCAGATCCAACTTTTAACGGACTTGACATATTTATCGTACGAAAATCATTGATCGGATAAGACATATTTACTGAAAGTGAGTCATTTATCGGAACTGGATCCGCGAACGAGACtgaatcaaatataaaattaaaggtTTGTTCCGAACCTGCATAATCTCTCGTAATGTAATGATAGCATTGAACATAATCATGTATATATTGTTCATTCAAGTATTCCTTATCAAAAACACTAGACCATATTCGTGTGTCAGCTATATAATCGCGGATACTTTGGTCGAAGAAGACTTTATATTCATTTGAATGTAAATCATCCAAATTTTCAACCCTACGGTAACTTGGCTTTGCCAGCATTGCCATAAGTTGACCCTCTAATGCCGGATTaaacatcaaaataaataaagatgtGGCTAGAAAAGTAATACGCATGAATAAACGTTCTATGGGTGTCGTCATCCCCATATTCAATACCAACAACAAGATATCAAAAAAAGTTGCAACAAAATTGAACTTATTATTGactaaaataagtataaaaatactaCTTAGAATAATAATCGAGAGTATCAGAGTTTGATAACCGAACATGCTGTCGACAATTTGGTCAAGGATTGGAATTGAACGCGAGTTTGTTACGATCGTATAGCCTTTTTCTGAGTATAGCGGAATAATATCGAGATACTCGTAAGAAAGTAGATCGAGTGATTGTAATTTCAACCATACATCGTActtatcattattaaataatttcttggttcTCTCAGAATGACGAAGAATATCATCGACTATATAATAGTGCATCACTGGTGTGACATTCACCAttgaaaatatgtttttaaaaacgaaATACGGGTTTCCGATTTGCAGATTCAGTGGTACAGGTCTTAATTTATGTGATGAATCATCGCCTAATGCATCAAGTGCATAACCTTTTACTGGATAACCGTCCAGATTTTTGGTTTTGTCAAAATGATAACTTTGACACGATTCCGAAtctgtaacaaaaatttaacatttaagaaaaaaataatcacaaaTTAAATGCAGTACCCTACcgtttttaaatgtctgcttaTACAATGTCCATCGATTATCactcattttctttttaactCTACTCCAGGGTTTCGGTGCTCTATCAGTGTAGGGGTTAAATGTATACACCAGCGTACTTTTGTTGACTTGATCTCGACAAACGTAAAATGATCCAAGGGCTTCAATATCCCACACCATTCTCAGTACTTTCATTGCCTTTCCACAGTTTTCTCCAACAACGAAAACCATTGACTCGACGTTCCAAATAATCGACGATTTTATTTCGTAAAGAAGagcttttagttttttatcagACTCTGCTGATATAATGTACGAGGGATGATTTGGATAGTGCCATTTCATCACAGTTGACTCGAAATCATTATCGATCGTTACAATGGACGCGTTGACCACttcatttattgaaatttcgaaCATGATGTCAATCAAGTCAACAGTTATAACCGCAGGGTTTAATTTATCAGGAAAGCACAGCTCAAGTAGTTGTTtctgtttaaaaatgtaataatcaATTATGCAACATATTCGTTAACAATCACGTAACTAGTAAATCTATATAGTTAGACTACTGAGAGCTTGCTGTTTATGTTAACTAAAGGAAACGCTCTCATTACTTTTAGTATAGGTACCAAACGAGCAATTAACACcttacatgaaaattttttttgctatcaaacgttttaaatattcaaaaatgttaataattatatataaaatatttgattttttaattgacaatcGAAATCTCATTTATTATTGTTGCCGATTAAAATCATTGTTAATCTACTAAAAAATCCATAAGCAATTTATTATccgcaataataaataattaattactataattaaaaaaatatttaacgatcaattattcttataattttaattcaaatatgtatgtatcttttttttatcgaagagctattttttttttgttatcaagTATTACattcaatttgaaaaacatttttttttcttacaatcgAGTTTATTTCACTTCAGTCAACTTTTTCGAATTCTCTAGTGAAACaaacacttgaaaaaaaattttattgttactgaaaattttaaattgcaagCATCGATTGGATTGATCAACTTGTCCGACCCTTTCCGACCAACTGTAACTAACCATTTAGGAAagcaaaattttgtttttcataaaaatgatgTTTCACTCAACCCAACCTTCTCctacttaaattataattaacaataaattaattaccgtATCATTGTGAAAATCTGACAAATTCGTTGATTCTGGAGACTCCTCGTTGTCATCGCAGTCAACGGAATTCACAAAtagtaaacataaaaaaataaactttaagaacatcatcattattaaaatatttttataataaagttaaatatttaatcgcgAAATGATCTGCGGAATACACGCGTCTATTCTCTTCGAATTTTTAGCTGTAACTAACgacagaataaataaataaacaaatgaaaatatattaaatattgaaatatagTGGGAATGGAAAAGGATACGTGTCCTTTTGTCAATCGATGCGTTACATGTTTCAGCTTTTATTTCAAACTATTTATGCGATTTCGCGTTCATGGTCTCACTCTTTCTAAAAACTGCGCATTATGTTGCTATTGGAGCCAAttgattttcagaaaaaaaattatatgttgAGCTACATATTGCCCATGTTAAATTGATgcttaaaataaacattaaaatttttggtacTTTTCATTAATCTTGAAAATTCAACTATTAaggtcaataaaaattaagcaACTAGatcttgaaatatttatgaaacaTTTTGATATTTGGATgaacttatgaaaaattatttttttctctctaaTATTTCAATGTAAGTGTAGATTTTATGTTTAATCGATTCCGCTTCGATccgaaattttattgttgaaataaatttatatagtaaaaacgtgtttttatttatttaaaatcaccaaaagaaattttttttaaa
The DNA window shown above is from Microplitis mediator isolate UGA2020A chromosome 1, iyMicMedi2.1, whole genome shotgun sequence and carries:
- the LOC130669626 gene encoding uncharacterized protein LOC130669626, which produces MMMFLKFIFLCLLFVNSVDCDDNEESPESTNLSDFHNDTKQLLELCFPDKLNPAVITVDLIDIMFEISINEVVNASIVTIDNDFESTVMKWHYPNHPSYIISAESDKKLKALLYEIKSSIIWNVESMVFVVGENCGKAMKVLRMVWDIEALGSFYVCRDQVNKSTLVYTFNPYTDRAPKPWSRVKKKMSDNRWTLYKQTFKNDSESCQSYHFDKTKNLDGYPVKGYALDALGDDSSHKLRPVPLNLQIGNPYFVFKNIFSMVNVTPVMHYYIVDDILRHSERTKKLFNNDKYDVWLKLQSLDLLSYEYLDIIPLYSEKGYTIVTNSRSIPILDQIVDSMFGYQTLILSIIILSSIFILILVNNKFNFVATFFDILLLVLNMGMTTPIERLFMRITFLATSLFILMFNPALEGQLMAMLAKPSYRRVENLDDLHSNEYKVFFDQSIRDYIADTRIWSSVFDKEYLNEQYIHDYVQCYHYITRDYAGSEQTFNFIFDSVSFADPVPINDSLSVNMSYPINDFRTINMSSPLKVGSAEFHSVSKDSLAACIFASEYREIALGDNLYISKDLLFKSYNAFMSRKRWSLKNKIDKAAMNLFETGHIHYAERFERYKELKRKKKLAARLESYKSGFDQLEFEDFRMVYLFGTLSLMWTVTVFIFEILFKKMTKSYDKRLQKLEMKRMKVRRKLGFINKQTVFAETRV